The Streptomyces durmitorensis genome contains the following window.
CGACCTGCATGCCGGCGCGCACCGAGCCGGTGATGGAGGCCATCGCCGGGGTGTGGTGCTCGACCATCGCGCGGCCGGTGTCACGGTCGCCGCAGACGACGTTGAAGACGCCCTTGGGGACGATCGAGCCGATGATCTCGGCCATCAGGACGGTCGAGGCGGGGGTCGTGTCCGAGGGCTTGAGGACGACGGTGTTGCCCGCGGCGAGCGCCGGGGCGAACTTCCATACGCCCATCATCATCGGGTAGTTCCACGGCGCGACCTGCGCGCAGACGCCGATCGGCTCGCGGCGGATGATGGAGGTCAGACCCTCCATGTACTCGCCGGCCGCGCGGCCTTCGAGCATCCGGGCCGCGCCCGCGAAGAAGCGGATCTGGTCGACCATGGGCGGGATTTCCTCGGACCGCGTGAGTCCGGTGGGCTTGCCCGTGTTCTCGACCTCGGCCGCGATGAGCTCCTCGGCGCGCTCCTCGAAGGCGTCGGCGATCTTCAGCAGGGCCTTCTGACGCTCGGCCGGCGTCAGGTCGCGCCAGGCGGGGAACGCGGCGGCGGCCGCCTCCATGGCGGCGTCGACGTCGGCCTGCCCCGACAGGGGCGCGGTGGCGTAGGACTCGCCGTTGGCGGGGTTGACCACCTCGGTGGTCCGCCCGTCGGCGGCGTCCCGGAATTCTCCGTCGATGTAGTTACGCAGACGGCGCAGCTCGGTGGTCACTTCCGGCCCTCCAGTCAGATGTCCAGTGGATGAGACACCCACCCTAGTCGGTGTACCGACGCTTTCAACATACCCGGGGGCCCAGAACTGCGAAATCCGTGACGATCGAAGCTCCAGACAACGAATTACATCGATCTGACCTTGCGGAACTGTCGAGTCCTGTGCACCATGGGGTCGTGGCCAGTCGCAGCGCAGATTCCAGCAGTTCCCGACAAGGGAACGGTTCTTCGTCCATCGACGCCGTCTCCCTGGCGATCATCGAACAGCTTCAGGAGGACGGACGCCGTCCGTACGCCGCCATCGGCAAGGCCGTGGGCCTTTCCGAAGCGGCCGTGCGCCAACGCGTCCAGAAGCTGCTCGACCAGGGCGTGATGCAGATCGTCGCCGTCACGGACCCTCTCACCGTGGGTTTCCGGCGCCAGGCGATGGTCGGCATCAACGTCGAGGGCGATCTGGATCCCGTCGCGGAGGCGCTGACGGCCATGGCCGAGTGTGAGTACGTGGTGATGACCGCGGGCTCCTTCGACCTGATGGTGGAGGTCGTCTGTGAGGACGACGACCACCTTCTCGAAGTGATCAACAAGCGCATCCGCGCCCTCCCCGGCGTGCGCTCCACCGAGAGCTTCGTCTATCTGAAGCTCAAGAAGCAGACCTATATGTGGGGAACCCGATAGCCGTGAGCAAGGACCTCAGCCAAACCGCGTACGACCACCTGTGGATGCATTTCACCCGCATGTCGGACTACGAGAACGCACCCGTGCCCACCATCGTGCGTGGCGAAGGCACCTACATCTACGACGACAAGGGCAAGAAGTACCTCGACGGCCTCTCCGGCCTGTTCGTGGTCAACGCCGGTCACGGTCGTCACGAGCTCGCCGAGACGGCGTACAAGCAGGCGCAGGAACTGGCCTTCTTCCCCATCTGGAGCTACGCGCACCCCCAGGCCGTCAAGCTCGCCGAGCGCCTCGCGAACCACGCTCCGGGCGACCTGAACAAGGTCTTCTTCACCACCGGTGGCGGCGAGGCCGTCGAGACCGCGTGGAAGCTGGCGAAGCAGTACCACAAGCTCACCGGCAACCACCAGAAGTACAAGGTCATCTCCCGCGCGGTCGCCTACCACGGCACCCCGCAGGGCGCCCTGTCCATCACCGGTCTGCCCGCGCTCAAGGCCCCCTTCGAGCCGCTCGTCCCGGGCGCGCACAAGGTGCCGAACACGAACATCTACCGCGCGCCGATCCACGGCGAGGACCCGGTGGCCTTCGGCCGCTGGGCCGCCGACCAGATCGAGCAGGAGATCCTCTTCGAGGGTCCCGAGACGGTCGCCGCCGTGTTCCTTGAGCCGGTGCAGAACGCCGGTGGCTGCTTCCCGCCCCCGCCCGGGTACTTCCAGCGGGTGCGCGAGATCTGCGACAAGTACGACGTGCTGCTCGTCTCGGACGAGGTCATCTGCGCCTTCGGCCGCCTCGGCACGATGTTCGCCTGCGACAAGTTCGACTACGTCCCGGACATGATCACCTGCGCCAAGGGCATGACGTCGGGCTACTCCCCGATCGGCGCCTGCATCATCTCGGACAAGCTCGCCGAGCCGTTCTACAAGGGTGACAACACCTTCCTGCACGGCTACACCTTCGGCGGCCACCCCGTCTCGGCCGCGGTCGGCAACGCCAACCTCGACATCTTCGAGAAGGAGGGTCTCAACCAGCACGTGCTCGACAACGAGGACGCGTTCTACCAGACCCTGCGCAAGCTGCACGACCTGCCGATCGTCGGCGACGTCCGCGGCAACGGCTTCTTCTACGGCATCGAGCTCGTGAAGGACAAGGCCACCAAGGAGACGTTCAACGACGAGGAGACCGAGCGCGTCCTGTACGGCTTCCTCTCCAAGGCGCTCTTCGAGAACGGCCTGTACTGCCGCGCCGACGACCGTGGCGACCCGGTCGTCCAGCTCGCCCCGCCGCTGATCTCCACCCAGGAGACCTTCGACGAGATCGAGGGCGTGCTGCGCCACGTGCTCACGGAGGCGTGGACGAAGCTCTGATCCACGGGATCCACAGGATCCGTGGGACCCCAGGGACCCCCGGGATCCATAGTGTGATCGAGTGATCAACACCGGCCCCGGGGGCGCCCGTTCGAGTGAGAACGGGCGCCCCCGGGCCGCGTCGTTTCCAGGCATCGCGGCCTGGATCCCTAGCGTGCCCAGTGACCGATCGGCCCCGCCTTCGTTCCCCCGTACGGGGGAGGCAAACTGATCTGAACCGAGGTGTACGTGATGGTGGCTCCGCCGGACAACGACGTGCTGTGGGCACGCGCCCTGCACGTCACACACAACGGCTCGCCCGCACTCACCGGCGTATCGCTGGGTGTGCGCGAGGGAGAGATCCTCGCCGTCACCGGCCCGCGCGGCAGCGGCAAAACGACTCTCCTGCGCTGTCTCTCCGGCCAGCTCCTGCCCGAGCAGGGCGAGGTCTGGTTCAACAGCACGCCGGTGCACAACATGGGGCCCGTGGTCCGCGAGCGCCTGCGCCGCGACCGCTTCGGCTGGATCGACCCGGAGCCGCACCTCGTGCCCGAGCTCACGGCCTGGGAGAACGTCGCGCTGCCGCTGATGCTGCGCGACGCATCGCACCGCGCCTCCAAGACCACGGCCCAGGAGTGGCTGGAGCGCCTCGACATCGGCGACTGCGCCCGCAAGCGGCCGCACGCGCTGCTCCAGGCCCAGCGCCAGCGCATCGCCATCGCCCGCGCCCTGGTCACGATGCCGTCCGTGATCTTCGCCGACGAGCCGACCGCCCCATTGCACCGCGCCGACCGCGCCCACGTCCTTCGTACGCTGACGACCGCGGCCCGCTCGCACGGCATCACGGTGGTCCTGGCCACGCACGACGCCGAGGTCGCCGCCCTCGCCGACCGGACGGTCGCCCTGCTCGACGGGAGGCGCGTGAACACGGTGCATCTGCCGGGGGCGGGCGAGCCGACGGCGCCGGCGGCCGGTGCCGCAGGGGCCGCGGCCTCCTCCGGGAGCGCCTCCGACGGCGACTCCGACGAGGCGGAAGGCCGGGCCGCGTGCTCGCTCTCCGTCTAGCCCGCGGGGCCCACCCCCTGGTCCAGCTGCGCAGGCTGCTCGTCGCCGCCGCTTCGGCCGGCACCGGCTTCCTGCTGCTGTGCACACTGGGGTACGCGATGGGACACCCGGACGCGTCCGGCGCGGCCCTGCTGCGGCTCGCCTGGTGTGTCGCGCCGATCGCCGCCACCGTCTACTTCGCCGTCACCGTCGCGCGCACCGACCCGGCGACCCGTCCGCGCTCAGGGCTCTCCGCCGTGGGGCTCGGCCCGGCCAAGCTCACGGTGCTCGCCGCGATCTCCACGGCCGTGGCGTGCACGCTCGGCTCGATGGTGGCGCTCCTGTTCTTCCTGCACCTGCGCGGCGACCTGACGGGACTGCCGTTCGACGGCGCCGCGGCCGAACTGCTCGCCGCCGACCAGCCGTTGCCCCTCGGCGCGGCCCTCACCCTCCTCGCCCTCGTCCCGCTGACCGCCTCCGCCGCCAGCGCGGCCGTACTGCGCCCCAGGACCACGAAGCCGGCCGACGAGCAGGACGAACCGCCCCACCAGGACGGACCGGCCGCACCGGCCGCACCGCCGAGCGGGCTGCCCTGGGGGATCGCGCTCCTCGCGGCGGGCCTCGCCGTCGAGGCGTACGCGAGCCGCTCCCCCGGCGCCTCCGACCTCACGATGCCCGGCGGTCTGACCGGCAGCCCCGCAGGCGTGCTCGCCGGGTGGACGCTCACGGCGGTCGGCCTCGCCCTCGCGGGCCCCGGCCTCACGTATCTGTGCGGACGGATCCTCCAGGCGGTCAGGCCCGGCGCGATGCGGCTCCTGGCCGGGCGCGGGCTCCAGGAGGAGGCACGGCGGATCGGGCGGCCCCTCGGCGTGCTCTGCGCGGTGGGCTCCGGGGCGTACGCGGCGCTCACGCTCTACTCCGGCGCGCGGCCCGAGGTCGGCCCGCTGACCACGCTCGGCTCGCTGCTCGTCGCGGGCTGCGCGGTCCTCACCCTGGCCACGGCCGCGGTCGACGCCAAGCACGCGCGCTCGGACACGACGTCCGCGCTGCTCCAGCTCGGGGCGCCCGCCTCGATGCTGCGCGGCACCGCGGCGCTGCGGGCAGGCGCGCTCGTGGCCGTGCTCGGGCCGCTGACCTGGGTGGTCGCGGAGCTGGCCGCGATGCCGCTCGCGGCCTGAGCGGCCCCGCCGACTGCGCGGGAAGAGACCGGGAAGAAATTTCGAGAAATTCCGCGACGGGCGATGAGTTCTGCGTCGAACGTACGTCTACCCCTCCGTAAGACACGGACCGCACGCGCCACGCAGAACTCACCACAACGGGAGACACCTCATGTACCAGCAGATGATCTTCGTGAACCTCGCCGTGAACGACGTCGACAGCTCCAGGAAGTTCTTCACGGAGCTCGGCTACACGATCAACCCGCAGTTCTCGACGGACGACTGCGCCTGCGTCGTGATCAGCGACACGATCGTCGCGATGCTGCTGAGCAAGCCGCGCTACCGCGACTTCACGAAGAAGGAGATCGCGGACTCGACGACGACCAGCGAGACGCTGCTGTGTCTGAGCGCCGAGAGCCGCGAGAAGGTCGACGAGCTGGTCGACAAGGCCGTGGCGGCCGGTGGCACGGAGGGCAAGACGCAGGACTACGGCATGATGTACGGCCGCGCGTTCGACGACCTGGACGGCCACACCTGGGAAATCATGTGGATGGACCCGTCCGAGGTCCAGGGCTGACGCCCGACGCCCGGCGCCCGGCGCCCGGCGCCCGGCGCCCGGCGCGGCCTGCTTAGCATGGGCGGATGCAGCCGACTCCCGAACCCGCATCCGCCCCCGGCCCCTCGCCCCGACTCCCGGGCGGCGACCGCGAGATCGAGTCGCTGGAGGAGTTCGACGAGATCGCCGCTCGCGGCTCGCTCGCCGGGTGCCGCGTCCAGGCCATAGACCTGACGGAGCGTACGTCCGCGTTGCGGGCCTGCGACGCCACGGGCGCGGTGTTCCTCGGCTGCCCGATGGAGCAGGACGCCGTGGACGCGATGCGGACCGCCGGGGCGCTGGTGTTCCCGCCCGTCCCCGGCCTGCCGTTCGACCCGTACCGCGGCCTGCTCTACACGCCGACCGAACTCTTCTCCGGACTCGCCGAGGGCGGGTACGAGTCGACCCCCGACGCCCGCGCGTACGCCTGGTTCCAGGAGACCAAGGCCGACGGCGACGTCTTCTCCTCGATGCTCCGCGCGATCCACGACGACTCGGTCTCGGACGCCCTCGACGAACTGCTGGTCAGCGCGCGGGTGGTGGGCGTCATGGGCGGCCACGCGATGGCCCGTGGCACGGAGGCGTACGAGGGTGCCGCGAGGCTCGGCCGCTCGCTGGCCCGCGCCGGGTTCACGGTCGCCACGGGCGGCGGTCCCGGCGCGATGGAGGCGGCGAACCTGGGCGCGTACGCGTCCGTCTTCCGCGACGAGATGCTGGACGAGGCGCTCGAACTCCTCGCCAAGGCCCCGTCCTTCACCCCTTCCATCACCGATTGGGCGCGGGCGGCCTTCGACGTCCGCGAGCGCTGGCCGTCGGGCGGCGCGTCGGTGGGCATCCCCACCTGGTTCTACGGCCACGAGCCGCCGAACGCCTTCGCCACCCACCTGGCCAAGTACTTCGCCAACGCCACCCGCGAGGACGGCCTCCTGGCCCGCTCGAACGCGGGCGTGATCTTCCTCCCCGGCGCGGCGGGCACGCTCCAGGAAATCTTCGACGCGGCAACCCCGAACTACTACGAGTCCCGCGGCGAACCGGCCCCCATGATCCTGGTGAACCAGACCCACTGGACGAACCGCCTCCCGGCATGGCCACTGCTGCAGGCGCTGGCGCGGGGCCGGTCGATGGAGTCGAGGATCGCCTTGGTGGACAGGGTGGAGGAGGCGCCGGACGTGCTGATGTCTCTCCCGTCCGGCGGCCGATTCAGCCCGCCCGGTGGAGAATCCAGCCCGTCCGGCGTTTGAGGACGAACTCGGCGGAGCCGGTGATGACGGAAACCAAGGCCCCCGCGCCAGAAGGGATCTTCAGCCCGTCCGGCGATTGAGGACGAACTCGGCGGAGCCGGTGATGACGGAAACCAGGGCCCCCGCGCCAGCGGGTTTTCGGGAAGGGGCGGGTTAGGGGATGAATCACCCGAACGAAGCCCGCTCCAGCCAGAACTCCAGCAACCCCCGCTCCCCCAACACCCCCGCTGTCGAGCGACCGCCGCCGGTAGAAGGCAAGCAGCACCTCTGTCAACGGCCCCCTCAAAGCAACGCTCGCCCTCTCATGCCCCCGCCGCCACACAAACCCCTCCTCCCCGAACTCAATGACCCACTCCGCATCAAGCCCCACCGGCGCATCAGTCGCATGCAGATGGATACTCCGCCCCACCCCACGCAACTCAGCCGCACTGTCCCCCGGATCAGACCGCTGCACATACCGCACGATCTCCAGCCACTCATCGATCGCATCGGCGGCGACATCCGGCGCAACCTCGTAGGCGACACCCGCGGCAATCGCCGCATCCGCCCGGTGAATCGCCACCTCGTGCGTCATCCGCCGCGCCCAGAACCCGGCACTCTGCGACTCGGCCCAGGTCCACACCGCAGTGTCGGCGCGCGCGCCGGACAGCGTCTTCGCAACCAGCTCCGCACCCTCGGCCAGCCAGGCATCGAGAGCAGCGGGGTCGTCCCCCTCGGGACCGTGGATGCCCGGGACCTCCTCCTCCGGGATGTCCCCCGTAGCCCGGGTAGCGACCAACCGCTCCGCCCAGCGCACGGCACCGCCGACATGGCGGGCGAGATGCCCCAGCGTCCACTCCGGACACGTCGGCACAGTGACCGAAAGATCCGCCCCGGCCAACGTGTCCCTCAAGAGACCCAGCTGGACCGCGACTTCGGCGCGGTGGCGGTCGTACTCCATCGTCGTTGCCGTCATGGGTGTCGTCACGGCCCGAACCCTAGGCAGATCCCCGGTCTACTCACACCGCATTAAAGCCCCGGGCCACCCACACAGACACGAACACCGCGGCCCACCCACACAGACACGAACGCCACGACCCACCTCAGCCCAGCACCACAACATCCCCCGCATCAAACGCGACCCCCACCGTCTCCCCCACCCCAGGCGCATCCCGCAACGCACAGGCCGCCTCAAGGCGCGGCCCCACCCGGGGCTCCAGATGGACGGCGACATGGGTGCCCCGGAAGGTACGCGCCGTCACCGCGCACGGCAGCCCCTCATCGGCGGGCACGAGCCGCACCCCGGCAGGCCGCACAAGGAGCCTGCACCGCCCGCTCGCCGCGTCCTCCGGCACCGGAACCTTGCCCCAGACGGTGTCCGCCACCTCAC
Protein-coding sequences here:
- a CDS encoding Lrp/AsnC family transcriptional regulator, whose protein sequence is MHHGVVASRSADSSSSRQGNGSSSIDAVSLAIIEQLQEDGRRPYAAIGKAVGLSEAAVRQRVQKLLDQGVMQIVAVTDPLTVGFRRQAMVGINVEGDLDPVAEALTAMAECEYVVMTAGSFDLMVEVVCEDDDHLLEVINKRIRALPGVRSTESFVYLKLKKQTYMWGTR
- a CDS encoding aspartate aminotransferase family protein, whose translation is MGNPIAVSKDLSQTAYDHLWMHFTRMSDYENAPVPTIVRGEGTYIYDDKGKKYLDGLSGLFVVNAGHGRHELAETAYKQAQELAFFPIWSYAHPQAVKLAERLANHAPGDLNKVFFTTGGGEAVETAWKLAKQYHKLTGNHQKYKVISRAVAYHGTPQGALSITGLPALKAPFEPLVPGAHKVPNTNIYRAPIHGEDPVAFGRWAADQIEQEILFEGPETVAAVFLEPVQNAGGCFPPPPGYFQRVREICDKYDVLLVSDEVICAFGRLGTMFACDKFDYVPDMITCAKGMTSGYSPIGACIISDKLAEPFYKGDNTFLHGYTFGGHPVSAAVGNANLDIFEKEGLNQHVLDNEDAFYQTLRKLHDLPIVGDVRGNGFFYGIELVKDKATKETFNDEETERVLYGFLSKALFENGLYCRADDRGDPVVQLAPPLISTQETFDEIEGVLRHVLTEAWTKL
- a CDS encoding ABC transporter ATP-binding protein — its product is MVAPPDNDVLWARALHVTHNGSPALTGVSLGVREGEILAVTGPRGSGKTTLLRCLSGQLLPEQGEVWFNSTPVHNMGPVVRERLRRDRFGWIDPEPHLVPELTAWENVALPLMLRDASHRASKTTAQEWLERLDIGDCARKRPHALLQAQRQRIAIARALVTMPSVIFADEPTAPLHRADRAHVLRTLTTAARSHGITVVLATHDAEVAALADRTVALLDGRRVNTVHLPGAGEPTAPAAGAAGAAASSGSASDGDSDEAEGRAACSLSV
- a CDS encoding VOC family protein, which encodes MYQQMIFVNLAVNDVDSSRKFFTELGYTINPQFSTDDCACVVISDTIVAMLLSKPRYRDFTKKEIADSTTTSETLLCLSAESREKVDELVDKAVAAGGTEGKTQDYGMMYGRAFDDLDGHTWEIMWMDPSEVQG
- a CDS encoding LOG family protein, whose translation is MQPTPEPASAPGPSPRLPGGDREIESLEEFDEIAARGSLAGCRVQAIDLTERTSALRACDATGAVFLGCPMEQDAVDAMRTAGALVFPPVPGLPFDPYRGLLYTPTELFSGLAEGGYESTPDARAYAWFQETKADGDVFSSMLRAIHDDSVSDALDELLVSARVVGVMGGHAMARGTEAYEGAARLGRSLARAGFTVATGGGPGAMEAANLGAYASVFRDEMLDEALELLAKAPSFTPSITDWARAAFDVRERWPSGGASVGIPTWFYGHEPPNAFATHLAKYFANATREDGLLARSNAGVIFLPGAAGTLQEIFDAATPNYYESRGEPAPMILVNQTHWTNRLPAWPLLQALARGRSMESRIALVDRVEEAPDVLMSLPSGGRFSPPGGESSPSGV